Proteins encoded within one genomic window of Synechococcus sp. PCC 7335:
- a CDS encoding cysteine hydrolase family protein: MLPSHITIPARPYPIALSLEHTALLVIDMQNDFCTPGGWADLKGFDVRETQQPIRPLKALLAALRQTPITIIHTREGHRPDLSDCPPHKLDRSKRQKAEIGSEGMMGRLLTRGSKSHDFVDELQPLPDEIVLDKPGKGAFVATDLDLILRQRNIRQLVLTGVTTECCVHTTLRTANDLGYECLLLEDCCASLNPEFHRISVEMTQTIFGWVSVSTKLLQAIDF; the protein is encoded by the coding sequence ATGCTTCCTTCCCACATTACAATTCCAGCTCGGCCCTATCCTATTGCCCTTAGCCTAGAACATACGGCCCTACTGGTGATTGACATGCAAAATGACTTTTGCACCCCTGGCGGCTGGGCCGATCTTAAAGGCTTCGACGTGAGGGAAACCCAACAACCTATTCGGCCGTTGAAAGCCCTACTAGCAGCTTTACGACAAACGCCCATAACGATTATCCATACGAGAGAAGGTCATCGTCCAGACTTAAGTGATTGCCCACCTCACAAGCTGGATCGCTCGAAACGACAAAAAGCAGAGATTGGCAGCGAAGGGATGATGGGTCGGCTATTGACGAGAGGCTCAAAAAGTCATGACTTTGTCGATGAGTTGCAGCCGTTACCGGATGAGATTGTGTTGGATAAACCAGGAAAAGGAGCTTTTGTTGCGACAGACTTAGATTTAATCTTGCGACAGCGAAACATTCGGCAATTAGTGCTCACGGGCGTGACGACTGAGTGCTGTGTGCACACAACCCTACGTACAGCCAACGACTTAGGCTACGAGTGCTTACTTTTGGAAGATTGCTGTGCCTCTTTGAACCCAGAATTTCATCGTATATCGGTAGAAATGACTCAGACAATCTTTGGCTGGGTGAGTGTCTCTACGAAGCTTTTGCAGGCGATAGACTTCTAG
- a CDS encoding M20 family metallopeptidase yields the protein MVQTLSNPAEINTLEEQILSEITAEKCIQLIKDLVPTGQPGCGNSIDPEAPMAHEEDISKQVGNLLKAYGLDVEWVAAIEGRPNVVGRWNDGLPGPSLIFNDHLDTYPSCDPREWHMSGHNPYNATLHGNHLYGRGTSDTRGNMTCQLIAVELLRKAGVKINGELICAYTVDEERHGKAGSMHLLNEYGLTADYEVTAEPTSWTNEDEWGIGIALAHSGLCVVDIEMTGVRSHIWRPDEGINPILHMAQLIETLRNTPFTHEPPEIYGPTQPSICPVSIQAGKVGEGQFTPPSCKARVWVIGLVPGMTYDSIMADMQKVIDDMKSADPTVQVTITQVEGETFVPAYKEVSKEAAHVQALSRAYQKILGKEPVLYRKNAYCDTLRFAHSGIPSITFGPGEDGWTPVNEYIDIEKVVAATKIYALFLLDFFKVES from the coding sequence ATGGTACAGACCCTCTCTAATCCCGCCGAGATCAATACTTTAGAAGAACAGATTCTCTCAGAGATCACGGCTGAGAAATGTATTCAACTGATTAAAGACCTCGTACCGACAGGACAACCAGGCTGTGGAAACTCAATTGATCCAGAAGCTCCAATGGCTCACGAAGAGGATATCTCTAAGCAGGTAGGAAACCTGTTGAAGGCTTACGGATTGGATGTAGAGTGGGTAGCTGCCATTGAGGGACGACCTAATGTTGTTGGACGTTGGAATGATGGTCTGCCGGGGCCTTCACTTATTTTCAACGATCACTTAGACACCTATCCCTCTTGTGATCCGCGAGAGTGGCATATGTCTGGTCATAATCCTTATAATGCCACCCTGCATGGCAACCATCTCTACGGTCGCGGCACCTCTGATACCCGAGGAAATATGACTTGCCAGCTGATTGCAGTTGAACTGTTGCGCAAAGCTGGGGTAAAAATCAACGGAGAGCTGATTTGCGCCTATACGGTAGATGAAGAGCGCCATGGCAAAGCTGGCTCGATGCATCTATTGAATGAGTACGGTTTAACAGCTGACTATGAGGTGACGGCTGAGCCGACGTCTTGGACGAATGAGGATGAGTGGGGGATTGGGATTGCGTTGGCTCATTCAGGGCTATGCGTGGTGGATATTGAGATGACAGGCGTGCGATCGCATATCTGGCGACCCGATGAAGGCATCAACCCGATTCTCCACATGGCCCAGCTGATCGAAACTCTGAGAAACACTCCTTTCACCCACGAGCCGCCTGAAATTTATGGGCCGACGCAGCCCAGCATCTGCCCGGTGAGTATTCAGGCAGGCAAAGTTGGAGAGGGACAGTTCACGCCCCCCTCTTGCAAAGCCAGGGTGTGGGTAATTGGTTTAGTCCCTGGAATGACCTACGACTCCATCATGGCAGATATGCAAAAAGTGATTGACGATATGAAGTCAGCAGATCCAACTGTGCAGGTCACCATTACTCAAGTAGAAGGAGAGACTTTTGTGCCTGCCTATAAGGAGGTGTCGAAAGAGGCTGCTCATGTACAGGCCCTCTCACGCGCCTATCAAAAGATTCTCGGAAAAGAGCCGGTGCTCTATCGTAAAAACGCCTACTGCGACACGCTGCGATTTGCCCATAGCGGCATTCCTTCCATTACCTTTGGCCCGGGTGAAGATGGTTGGACTCCAGTAAATGAGTATATTGACATCGAAAAAGTGGTTGCTGCCACAAAAATCTATGCGCTGTTTTTACTGGACTTTTTCAAAGTAGAGAGCTAG